One Microbacterium keratanolyticum DNA window includes the following coding sequences:
- a CDS encoding DUF58 domain-containing protein produces the protein MSVHDARLTWHRTLSATLGAGVAAVIAGLGMMWGQPAVVIVAMPIALLSLRAFTRPVTDAALTLTVDTGPQKAEATDTGTHASRVESTIGVESDAELVQLSIAQSGRRPHQILVRGDGGVVRTRARLLHSGPDTMHAIVARAVTDGGQRVTSASAEVSEPWNASPPTRRLGVLPLSPHLRGMHGAHEGRRPGQGGDFRDIHPFAPGDELRRVDWRATARLARRPGDMFVRRSNTLSDASIVIIIDTADDLGRVVASWGKGLPERSGVTSLDFAREAARSVATAAIENGDRVALHELVMGGRSVRSGGGTRHLARLVSTISAIGVHGEDTSFRRTPPVPPGSVIYVMSTFFEGAAAQIALTWRASGHRVVAVDTLPQRDDARLTPEQRAGMRTVLAERDDVFHDLRHTGVDVVVWDVETNVLQAQFAQLGRM, from the coding sequence ATGAGCGTCCATGACGCGCGGTTGACGTGGCACCGCACACTTTCCGCGACTCTCGGAGCCGGTGTCGCAGCGGTGATCGCCGGACTTGGCATGATGTGGGGGCAGCCGGCAGTCGTGATCGTCGCGATGCCGATTGCGCTGTTGAGCCTTCGGGCGTTCACCCGACCCGTCACGGACGCCGCACTCACGCTGACCGTCGACACCGGCCCGCAGAAGGCCGAAGCGACGGACACGGGGACGCATGCATCGCGCGTCGAAAGCACGATCGGAGTGGAGAGCGATGCAGAGCTTGTCCAGCTCTCCATCGCGCAGTCCGGGCGGCGGCCGCATCAGATCCTGGTGCGCGGCGACGGCGGCGTTGTACGGACACGCGCGCGGCTGCTGCATTCGGGGCCGGACACGATGCACGCGATCGTGGCGCGCGCTGTCACTGATGGTGGACAACGGGTCACCAGTGCCAGCGCTGAGGTCAGCGAGCCCTGGAATGCGTCCCCGCCGACGCGTCGCCTGGGAGTCCTGCCTCTCTCTCCGCATCTGAGAGGGATGCATGGCGCGCATGAGGGTCGTCGCCCCGGGCAAGGTGGCGATTTCCGAGACATCCACCCGTTCGCCCCCGGAGACGAGCTGCGTCGGGTGGATTGGCGCGCCACAGCCCGTCTCGCACGTCGCCCGGGTGACATGTTCGTACGGCGTTCGAACACGCTGAGCGACGCATCGATCGTCATCATCATCGACACGGCCGATGACCTCGGTCGTGTCGTCGCCAGCTGGGGCAAGGGTCTGCCAGAGCGCAGCGGAGTGACCTCGCTCGATTTCGCCCGTGAGGCTGCTCGATCGGTCGCCACGGCGGCGATCGAGAACGGAGACCGCGTGGCGCTGCATGAGCTCGTCATGGGTGGGCGGTCCGTGCGCAGCGGTGGCGGGACGCGCCACCTCGCCCGTCTCGTGTCGACGATCTCTGCGATCGGCGTGCACGGTGAAGACACATCGTTCCGGCGCACTCCGCCGGTGCCGCCTGGCTCGGTCATCTACGTTATGTCGACGTTCTTCGAAGGAGCCGCCGCCCAGATCGCGCTGACCTGGCGTGCGAGCGGTCACCGTGTCGTCGCTGTGGACACACTGCCGCAGCGAGACGACGCACGACTTACTCCAGAGCAGCGAGCGGGCATGCGCACGGTTCTGGCGGAACGCGATGATGTGTTTCACGATTTGCGGCACACCGGTGTCGATGTGGTGGTCTGGGATGTGGAGACAAACGTCCTGCAGGCACAGTTCGCCCAACTGGGGCGGATGTGA
- a CDS encoding AAA family ATPase, whose amino-acid sequence MTFTDISQVAATGQQILDRVRTVVVGMDDTLEIALGAILAGGHVLFEDVPGLGKTLAARSMAAALGLDFRRLQCTPDMLPGDVTGSFVYAPDSGSFVFREGPIFTGLLLADEINRTTPKTQSAMLEAMAEGQVTVEGTRFPLPVPFHVIATSNPIEYEGTYALPEAQLDRFMVRLSPGYPSEQGEVDILVGRVQRQAEIATVEPVIDAATVREMQLAVERIHVDADLARYCVELVRATRGAPNVEVGASPRGSLALMLLGRALAALDGRDYVRPDDIKRVAVPVLAHRLTLTPQAWAQGASPADVVRRVVAEVPVPPTVAVTAER is encoded by the coding sequence ATGACATTCACCGACATCTCGCAGGTCGCCGCGACCGGACAGCAGATCCTTGATCGCGTGCGCACGGTCGTGGTGGGCATGGACGACACCCTTGAGATCGCGCTCGGAGCGATTCTCGCGGGCGGTCATGTGCTCTTCGAAGACGTCCCGGGGCTCGGAAAGACGCTCGCCGCGCGCAGCATGGCCGCAGCGCTCGGCCTCGACTTCCGCCGCCTGCAGTGCACGCCGGACATGCTTCCGGGCGACGTGACGGGGTCGTTCGTGTACGCACCGGATTCCGGTTCTTTTGTCTTCCGGGAAGGGCCGATCTTCACCGGCCTCCTGCTCGCCGACGAGATCAACCGCACCACACCGAAGACCCAGTCCGCGATGCTCGAGGCGATGGCGGAGGGACAGGTGACTGTCGAGGGAACGCGCTTCCCGCTGCCGGTGCCGTTCCACGTGATCGCGACGTCGAACCCCATCGAGTACGAAGGCACGTACGCGCTTCCCGAAGCTCAGCTCGATCGCTTCATGGTGCGTCTCTCCCCGGGATACCCGAGCGAACAGGGCGAGGTCGACATCCTGGTCGGCCGGGTGCAGCGGCAGGCGGAGATTGCGACTGTCGAACCGGTCATCGACGCCGCGACCGTGCGTGAGATGCAGCTCGCGGTCGAGCGCATTCACGTGGACGCGGATCTGGCGCGCTACTGCGTCGAGCTCGTGCGCGCGACCCGTGGTGCGCCGAACGTTGAGGTGGGCGCCTCGCCGCGCGGCTCGCTCGCACTCATGCTGCTCGGCCGCGCGCTGGCTGCGCTCGATGGCCGGGACTACGTCCGTCCCGATGACATCAAGCGCGTCGCGGTCCCCGTTCTCGCGCATCGTCTCACATTGACACCGCAGGCCTGGGCGCAGGGTGCGTCGCCAGCGGATGTCGTGCGCCGGGTCGTGGCCGAAGTGCCGGTGCCGCCGACCGTGGCCGTCACTGCCGAGAGATGA
- the uvrA gene encoding excinuclease ABC subunit UvrA: MPVVPVVSPGKLSVRGARVHNLKSVDLDIPRDSLVVFTGLSGSGKSSLAFDTIFAEGQRRYVESLSAYARQFLGQVDRPDVDFIEGLSPAVSIDQKSTNRNPRSTVGTITEIYDYMRLLWARIGVPHCPECGEKIQRQTVQQIADQLMELPERTRYQIVAPVVSQKKGEFVDLFRELAAKGYARAIVDGEMVQLAEPPTLKKSYKHDIAVVVDRLVAAGDILGRVTDSVETALGLAGGIMQVNFVDEEGDDAWQSFSEKLACPNGHAITLTEIEPRTFSFNAPFGACPACSGLGTRMSVDVDLMLGDEELSIREGVILPWTTQGKGLFQYYERLLEGLSRDLDFSLDTPWNQLSEDVQEAVLRGENYKVTVKWKNRYGREMRYASGFEGVVPYIERQYLQAESDTQRGRWGEYLREVPCPVCNGDRLKPDVLAVLVHGHSIAEVSHLSLADAREFMEKLHLTDREAKIAAQVLREIRLRLDFLLQVGLAYLNLSRSAGSLSGGEAQRIRLATQIGSGLTGVLYVLDEPSIGLHQRDNRRLIDTLLKLRDLGNTLIVVEHDEETIEAADWVVDIGPGAGVGGGVVVHSGPYEALLADEDSVTGDYLSGRRSIPTPKKRRKLDKKRMLSVVGARENNLKNVTADFPLGVLTAVTGVSGSGKSSLVNDILYQVLAARLNGARTVPGKHTRVTGLDNLDKVIHVDQAPIGRTPRSNPATYTGVFDRIRTLFSETPEAKVRGYQPGRFSFNVKGGRCDACSGDGTIKIEMNFLPDVYVDCEVCHGKRYNRDTLAVHYKGKNIAEVLEMPIEEAAEFFEPIQAIHRYMKTLVDVGLGYVRLGQSATTLSGGEAQRVKLATELQRRSNGRSIYVLDEPTTGLHFEDVRKLLEVLDSLVDKGNTVIVIEHNLDVIKSADWVIDLGPEGGSGGGEILAVGTPEKIAEVEESHTGRFLAEILGEGRAARKAS, translated from the coding sequence GTGCCAGTCGTACCAGTCGTCAGTCCCGGAAAACTCAGCGTTCGCGGTGCCCGCGTACACAACCTCAAGAGCGTCGATCTCGACATCCCCCGCGATTCGCTTGTCGTGTTCACCGGGCTTTCGGGCTCTGGAAAGTCGAGTCTCGCGTTCGACACGATCTTCGCCGAGGGGCAGCGACGCTATGTGGAGTCGTTGAGCGCCTATGCGCGGCAGTTCCTGGGCCAGGTTGACCGGCCAGACGTCGACTTCATCGAGGGCCTGAGTCCTGCGGTGTCGATCGACCAGAAGTCGACCAACCGAAACCCGCGCTCGACGGTCGGCACGATCACCGAGATCTACGACTACATGCGTCTGCTCTGGGCTCGCATCGGCGTGCCGCACTGCCCGGAGTGCGGTGAGAAGATCCAGCGTCAGACGGTGCAGCAGATCGCTGATCAGCTCATGGAACTGCCCGAGCGCACGCGCTACCAGATCGTTGCGCCGGTCGTCTCGCAGAAGAAGGGCGAGTTCGTCGACCTCTTCCGTGAGCTCGCTGCGAAGGGATACGCGCGCGCGATCGTCGACGGAGAAATGGTGCAGCTCGCAGAGCCACCGACGCTCAAGAAGAGCTACAAGCACGACATCGCCGTCGTTGTCGACCGTCTGGTCGCCGCAGGCGACATCCTCGGCCGTGTGACGGATTCGGTTGAGACGGCGCTCGGGCTGGCCGGCGGCATCATGCAGGTGAACTTCGTGGACGAAGAGGGGGATGACGCCTGGCAGTCTTTCTCCGAGAAGCTGGCCTGCCCGAACGGACACGCGATCACGCTGACGGAAATCGAACCGCGCACGTTCTCCTTCAACGCACCGTTCGGGGCCTGCCCGGCGTGCTCGGGGCTTGGTACGCGGATGTCCGTCGATGTTGACCTGATGCTCGGCGACGAAGAGCTCTCGATCCGTGAGGGCGTCATCCTGCCGTGGACGACGCAGGGCAAGGGGCTGTTCCAGTACTACGAGCGTCTCTTGGAGGGGCTCTCTCGAGACCTCGACTTCTCGCTCGACACGCCCTGGAACCAGCTCTCCGAAGATGTCCAGGAGGCGGTGCTGCGCGGCGAGAACTACAAGGTCACGGTCAAGTGGAAGAACCGCTACGGTCGCGAGATGCGGTACGCCTCGGGGTTCGAAGGTGTTGTGCCTTACATCGAGCGTCAGTACCTCCAGGCCGAGAGTGACACGCAGCGCGGACGGTGGGGTGAGTATCTGCGTGAGGTCCCCTGCCCAGTGTGCAACGGTGACCGCCTCAAGCCGGATGTCCTCGCCGTGCTTGTGCACGGACACTCGATCGCGGAGGTCTCGCACCTGAGTCTCGCGGATGCCCGTGAGTTCATGGAGAAGCTGCACCTCACTGACCGCGAGGCGAAGATCGCCGCCCAGGTGCTGCGCGAGATCCGCCTCCGCCTCGACTTCCTTCTCCAAGTCGGTCTCGCATACCTCAACCTCAGCCGGTCGGCAGGGTCGCTCTCGGGCGGCGAGGCGCAGCGCATCCGTCTGGCCACCCAGATCGGTTCGGGACTCACGGGCGTTCTCTACGTCTTGGACGAGCCATCGATCGGGTTGCACCAGCGGGACAATCGACGTCTGATCGACACGCTCCTGAAGCTTCGCGACCTCGGCAACACGCTCATCGTCGTCGAACATGACGAAGAGACGATCGAGGCGGCGGACTGGGTCGTCGACATCGGCCCTGGCGCGGGCGTGGGCGGCGGCGTCGTCGTCCACTCAGGTCCCTACGAGGCACTCCTGGCCGATGAAGATTCTGTGACCGGAGACTATCTCTCCGGTCGCCGGTCGATTCCCACGCCGAAGAAGCGTCGCAAGCTCGACAAGAAGCGCATGCTGTCGGTTGTCGGGGCACGCGAGAACAACCTCAAGAATGTGACGGCCGACTTCCCGCTGGGCGTTCTGACGGCGGTGACCGGTGTGAGTGGCTCCGGCAAGTCGTCCCTGGTCAACGACATCCTGTATCAGGTGCTCGCCGCGCGACTCAACGGCGCCCGCACCGTGCCGGGCAAGCACACGCGCGTCACCGGCCTGGACAACCTCGACAAGGTGATCCACGTCGATCAGGCGCCGATCGGTCGCACGCCCCGCTCGAATCCCGCGACCTACACGGGTGTCTTCGACCGTATTCGCACACTGTTCAGCGAGACGCCCGAGGCGAAGGTGCGCGGTTACCAGCCGGGCCGGTTCAGCTTCAACGTCAAGGGCGGGCGATGCGATGCCTGCTCGGGTGACGGCACGATCAAGATCGAGATGAACTTCCTCCCGGATGTCTACGTCGACTGCGAGGTGTGCCACGGCAAGCGCTACAACCGCGACACCCTGGCCGTGCACTACAAGGGCAAGAACATCGCCGAGGTTCTTGAGATGCCGATCGAAGAGGCGGCCGAGTTCTTCGAGCCGATTCAGGCGATCCACCGCTACATGAAGACGCTCGTCGATGTCGGTCTCGGTTACGTTCGTCTCGGTCAGTCGGCGACAACGCTCTCCGGCGGTGAGGCGCAGCGTGTCAAGCTGGCGACAGAGCTTCAGCGTCGCAGCAACGGACGCAGCATCTACGTACTGGATGAGCCCACGACGGGTCTGCATTTCGAGGACGTGCGCAAGCTGCTCGAAGTGCTCGACAGCCTTGTCGACAAGGGAAACACTGTCATCGTGATCGAGCACAACCTCGACGTCATCAAGTCCGCGGACTGGGTCATCGACCTCGGCCCCGAGGGAGGATCGGGCGGCGGCGAGATCCTGGCTGTCGGCACGCCGGAGAAGATCGCCGAGGTGGAAGAGAGCCACACGGGGCGCTTCCTGGCGGAGATCCTCGGTGAGGGGCGCGCTGCGCGCAAGGCGAGTTGA